One window from the genome of Magnolia sinica isolate HGM2019 chromosome 4, MsV1, whole genome shotgun sequence encodes:
- the LOC131243992 gene encoding pentatricopeptide repeat-containing protein At2g29760, chloroplastic-like produces the protein MATISFPPIPIQHLYPAKSNSSNDGINDRNLPDHPTLSLLHGCSHLARLKQIHARMLRLGLFFDAYSASRLLTASALSTSPSLDYAHRVFDQIPQPNLYSWNTLIRAHASLSDPTQSLLIYSQMLLQGVHTPNKFTFPFVFKAASELSALKEGRTVHGMVVKSGLHSDVFILNSLIHFYAACSNLDLAHQVFVNIPQRDVVSWNSMITAFAQADCGEEALELFRKMEAAGMKPNEVTMVSVLSACGKKGDLEFGRWVYSYIKRNKIGGSLILSNAMLDMYTKCGSLEDAWRLFDEMPDKDSFSWTTMLVGCAKSGEFEAARRLFDAMPRRDVASWNALISAYEQGGQPKEALAVFHKLQLSAEAKPDQVTLVSTLSACAQLGAIDLGRWIHAYMKKQRFRLNFHLATSLIDMYSKCGDLEKALEVFWSIELKDVFVWSSMIAGLAMHGRGEAAINLFSKMQETKVKPNAVTFTNVLCACSHSGLVDTGRLYFNQMLPIYGIAPKVEHYGCMVDILGRAGLLEEAVELIEKMPMAPHASVWGALLGACRLHGNLELGEHACKRLLELQPRNDGAYVLLSNIYAKVGKWDEVTRLRKLMKDTGLKKEPGCSSIEVDGVIHEFLVGDISHHLSDKIYAKLDEIALRLKSVGYVPNMSQILQDVEGDNVKEQALYLHSEKLAIAFGLISTRPSTPIRIVKNLRVCGDCHSAAKIISSVYDREIILRDRYRFHHFKGGHCSCMDYW, from the coding sequence ATGGCAACCATTAGTTTCCCGCCAATTCCCATCCAACATCTCTACCCCGCGAAATCCAACAGCTCTAATGACGGTATTAACGACCGAAACCTTCCGGACCATCCCACGCTTTCCTTGCTCCATGGATGCTCCCACCTGGCACGGCTCAAGCAAATCCATGCGCGCATGCTTCGTCTTGGCCTCTTCTTCGACGCCTACTCTGCCAGCAGGCTTCTCACCGCCTCTGCGCTCTCTACTTCTCCAAGCCTCGACTACGCCCACCGCGTGTTCGACCAAATTCCCCAACCAAATCTCTATTCTTGGAACACTCTTATTCGCGCCCACGCTTCCCTCTCCGACCCCACGCAGAGCCTTCTCATCTACTCGCAAATGCTGCTCCAAGGTGTCCACACACCCAACAAATTCACCTTCCCTTTTGTGTTCAAAGCTGCTTCGGAGCTCTCCGCTTTAAAAGAGGGAAGAACCGTTCACGGAATGGTTGTTAAAAGTGGGCTCCATTCGGATGTTTTCATCCTCAATTCTCTTATTCACTTTTATGCTGCCTGCTCGAATTTGGATCTTGCTCACCAGGTCTTTGTGAATATTCCTCAGAGAGATGTCGTTTCATGGAATTCTATGATTACTGCTTTTGCTCAGGCAGATTGTGGAGAGGAGGCATTGGAATTATTTAGGAAAATGGAGGCTGCAGGTATGAAGCCGAATGAGGTGACAATGGTGAGTGTCCTTTCTGCTTGTGGAAAAAAAGGCGACTTGGAGTTTGGGAGGTGGGTCTATTCTTATATCAAGAGAAACAAGATTGGAGGGAGCTTAATTTTGAGCAATGCCATGTTGGATATGTATACCAAATGTGGGAGCTTGGAAGATGCATGGAGGTTGTTTGATGAGATGCCTGATAAGGATTCTTTCTCGTGGACAACGATGCTTGTTGGATGTGCAAAATCAGGAGAATTTGAGGCTGCTCGACGTCTTTTTGATGCAATGCCTAGACGAGATGTTGCTTCTTGGAATGCCCTCATCTCTGCGTATGAACAGGGTGGCCAGCCTAAGGAAGCTCTAGCCGTGTTCCACAAGTTGCAGCTCTCTGCTGAGGCAAAGCCCGATCAGGTCACACTTGTTAGCACACTCTCAGCTTGTGCCCAACTGGGTGCAATTGATTTGGGCAGATGGATCCATGCATACATGAAGAAGCAGCGTTTCAGGTTGAATTTCCATCTCGCGACCTCGCTGATTGATATGTACTCCAAGTGTGGGGATCTAGAGAAGGCACTTGAGGTGTTTTGGTCCATTGAATTGAAAGATGTATTCGTTTGGAGCTCAATGATTGCCGGGTTGGCGATGCATGGGCGTGGTGAGGCGGCAATCAACCTCTTCTCAAAAATGCAAGAAACCAAGGTAAAGCCCAACGCCGTAACTTTCACCAATGTCCTGTGTGCCTGTAGCCACTCAGGGCTAGTTGACACGGGTAGATTATATTTTAATCAAATGCTGCCTATCTATGGGATTGCACCTAAGGTTGAGCATTATGGATGCATGGTTGACATCCTTGGCCGTGCCGGACTCTTAGAAGAAGCTGTGGAATTGATAGAGAAAATGCCAATGGCTCCCCATGCTTCAGTGTGGGGAGCATTGCTTGGTGCTTGTAGGCTTCATGGAAATCTTGAGCTAGGTGAGCATGCTTGTAAACGTCTCCTTGAGTTGCAGCCCAGGAATGATGGAGCATATGTGCTTTTGTCTAACATATATGCCAAAGTTGGTAAATGGGATGAAGTTACGAGATTGAGGAAGCTGATGAAAGATACCGGACTCAAGAAAGAGCCTGGATGCAGCTCAATAGAGGTCGATGGTGTCATTCATGAGTTCCTAGTAGGAGACATATCCCACCATCTATCGGACAAGATCTACGCAAAGTTGGATGAGATTGCTTTGAGATTGAAATCTGTGGGCTATGTGCCAAACATGTCGCAGATCTTGCAGGATGTTGAAGGTGACAATGTGAAAGAGCAAGCACTATATCTCCATAGTGAGAAGTTGGCAATTGCATTTGGGCTTATTAGCACGCGGCCATCCACTCCCATTCGGATTGTGAAGAATCTCCGTGTGTGTGGGGACTGCCACTCAGCTGCGAAGATCATTTCTAGTGTTTATGATAGAGAGATAATTTTGAGAGATCGGTATCGTTTCCATCACTTCAAGGGAGGGCATTGTTCTTGTATGGATTATTGGTGA